In Carya illinoinensis cultivar Pawnee chromosome 7, C.illinoinensisPawnee_v1, whole genome shotgun sequence, the following are encoded in one genomic region:
- the LOC122315195 gene encoding uncharacterized protein LOC122315195 isoform X1 has product MGDNDGLEDRPGIFMVGSSNVGKRTLLSRLMSVDFDDACDSSSEVVVHGWIIHTKYYTAEVSVCMAHLHDGFSIGTLPMFNRLAALVMVFDMSDLSSFVALQDWVACTDIRNFEILLCIGNKVDLLSGHPAHAEYRRHLQNLGDLANSDAEFTEYGISESEGSGLLGNEELSWEIRRSCLEWCSEHNIEFIEACASNADFDKCLSVDGDSQGVDRLYGALSAYMWPGMILKSGNQICKPSLPGKEELSSGESDYEFEYEILSAGSAEPWDDMDKGWVSANGITSFPDRASHDRENVSGSDEEKLQPSTSMAPLQDENDLGVIANACEKATEADEGTHFDFEDLEQLMSEIGNMRDSLRLMPDFQRREMAAKLAMKMASMFGDGSDDDDDHA; this is encoded by the exons GATTAATGTCTGTGGATTTCGATGATGCTTGTGATTCATCATCTGAAGTAGTTGTCCATGG cTGGATCATCCACACAAAGTACTACACGGCTGAGGTTTCTGTATGCATGGCTCATCTTCATGATGGGTTCTCTATTGGGACACTGCCAATGTTCAACCGGTTGGCTGCCTTGGTGATGGTTTTTGATATGAGTGAT CTGTCATCATTTGTTGCACTTCAGGATTGGGTAGCTTGCACTGATATTCGGAATTTTGAGATATTATTATGCATTGGTAACAAGGTCGATCTCCTTTCGGGCCATCCAGCTCATGCTGAATACAGAAGACATTTACAGAATCTTGGGGACTTAGCCAATTCTGATGCAGAGTTTACCGAATATGGGATTTCTGAATCTGAAGGAAGTGGCTTGTTGGGGAATGAAGAACTGTCATGGGAGATTAGACGGTCATGTCTGGAATGGTGCAGTGAACACAACATTGAATTCATTGAAGCTTGTGCTTCCAATGCTGATTTTGACAAAT GTTTATCAGTTGATGGTGATTCACAAGGGGTTGACCGGCTCTATGGTGCCCTTTCTGCTTATATGTGGCCTGGGATGATCTTGAAATCTGGCAATCAGATATGTAAACCTTCATTGCCTGGAAAAGAAG AGTTGTCATCAGGAGAATCTGATTATGAATTTGAGTATGAAATCCTGTCTGCGGGTTCGGCTGAACCTTGGGATGACATGGATAAAGGATGGGTTTCTGCAAATGGTATTACCTCATTTCCAGATAGGGCAAGTCATGATCGGGAGAATGTGTCTGGATCTGATGAAGAAAAGCTGCAGCCTTCAACATCAATGGCTCCGTTGCAGGATGAGAATGACCTGGGTGTGATAGCCAATGCATGTGAGAAAGCCACAGAGGCAGATGAGGGCACGCATTTTGACTTCGAGGATTTGGAACAGTTGATGTCTGAGATTGGGAACATGCGTGACAGTTTGAGATTGATGCCTGATTTTCAGAGAAGGGAAATGGCAGCAAAACTAGCTATGAAAATGGCTTCCATGTTTGGGGATGGCAGTGATGATGACGATGACCACGCCTGA
- the LOC122315195 gene encoding uncharacterized protein LOC122315195 isoform X2: MAHLHDGFSIGTLPMFNRLAALVMVFDMSDLSSFVALQDWVACTDIRNFEILLCIGNKVDLLSGHPAHAEYRRHLQNLGDLANSDAEFTEYGISESEGSGLLGNEELSWEIRRSCLEWCSEHNIEFIEACASNADFDKCLSVDGDSQGVDRLYGALSAYMWPGMILKSGNQICKPSLPGKEELSSGESDYEFEYEILSAGSAEPWDDMDKGWVSANGITSFPDRASHDRENVSGSDEEKLQPSTSMAPLQDENDLGVIANACEKATEADEGTHFDFEDLEQLMSEIGNMRDSLRLMPDFQRREMAAKLAMKMASMFGDGSDDDDDHA, encoded by the exons ATGGCTCATCTTCATGATGGGTTCTCTATTGGGACACTGCCAATGTTCAACCGGTTGGCTGCCTTGGTGATGGTTTTTGATATGAGTGAT CTGTCATCATTTGTTGCACTTCAGGATTGGGTAGCTTGCACTGATATTCGGAATTTTGAGATATTATTATGCATTGGTAACAAGGTCGATCTCCTTTCGGGCCATCCAGCTCATGCTGAATACAGAAGACATTTACAGAATCTTGGGGACTTAGCCAATTCTGATGCAGAGTTTACCGAATATGGGATTTCTGAATCTGAAGGAAGTGGCTTGTTGGGGAATGAAGAACTGTCATGGGAGATTAGACGGTCATGTCTGGAATGGTGCAGTGAACACAACATTGAATTCATTGAAGCTTGTGCTTCCAATGCTGATTTTGACAAAT GTTTATCAGTTGATGGTGATTCACAAGGGGTTGACCGGCTCTATGGTGCCCTTTCTGCTTATATGTGGCCTGGGATGATCTTGAAATCTGGCAATCAGATATGTAAACCTTCATTGCCTGGAAAAGAAG AGTTGTCATCAGGAGAATCTGATTATGAATTTGAGTATGAAATCCTGTCTGCGGGTTCGGCTGAACCTTGGGATGACATGGATAAAGGATGGGTTTCTGCAAATGGTATTACCTCATTTCCAGATAGGGCAAGTCATGATCGGGAGAATGTGTCTGGATCTGATGAAGAAAAGCTGCAGCCTTCAACATCAATGGCTCCGTTGCAGGATGAGAATGACCTGGGTGTGATAGCCAATGCATGTGAGAAAGCCACAGAGGCAGATGAGGGCACGCATTTTGACTTCGAGGATTTGGAACAGTTGATGTCTGAGATTGGGAACATGCGTGACAGTTTGAGATTGATGCCTGATTTTCAGAGAAGGGAAATGGCAGCAAAACTAGCTATGAAAATGGCTTCCATGTTTGGGGATGGCAGTGATGATGACGATGACCACGCCTGA